A region from the Nocardia terpenica genome encodes:
- a CDS encoding L-lactate permease, producing the protein MGRALLAAIPLLALLVLLGGLRMRSYRAALIGLAIALLLAVTVFGLPAGQAFSSAAEGAAFGLFPIVWIILNAVWLNKLQRATRYFDVIGRTFCAVSGDVRIQALLVAFSFGALIESVSGFGTPIAVTSVMLTALGFTPVRAAVIALFANTAPASFGSVGNPIQTLAKVTAYPADELGATAARESAVLAVLVPFVLLLLLDGRKGLRELWPAALVAGIGFGGGQLLFSNFFTYQLTNLGAALGSTVALMLLLHFWSPSGERESTVPVRDSRRDIVLAFAPYAILVGLFAVVTFVGPAKWLANEVGFSFRWPGLSESAGRLAVFDFEWLNSSGTILLVTGVLTAAPLRVSARTAIRSYGQAVLQIRWAMVAIAAVLALAYVMNVSGMALALGEWAAGAGPWYALFSGAIGWFGVALTGSDTSSNALFGAMQIAAAHSVGVSPHLMAVTNSVAGVLGKAVAVQNLALASSAVGLPDNEGELLRKVLGWSLLLLAILCAMVWVLATVMT; encoded by the coding sequence ATGGGTCGTGCACTCCTGGCGGCGATTCCGCTGCTGGCGCTGTTGGTTCTGCTCGGCGGGCTGCGCATGCGGTCCTACCGGGCCGCGCTCATCGGCCTCGCGATCGCGCTGCTGCTCGCCGTGACCGTCTTCGGTCTGCCCGCCGGGCAGGCATTCAGCAGCGCGGCCGAGGGCGCCGCGTTCGGCCTGTTCCCGATCGTGTGGATCATTCTGAATGCGGTGTGGCTCAACAAGTTACAACGCGCCACCAGATATTTCGATGTCATCGGGCGGACATTCTGCGCGGTGTCGGGCGATGTGCGGATTCAGGCGCTGCTGGTCGCGTTCAGTTTCGGGGCGCTGATCGAATCGGTCTCCGGCTTCGGCACCCCGATCGCGGTCACCTCGGTCATGCTCACCGCGCTCGGCTTCACCCCCGTGCGCGCCGCGGTCATCGCGCTGTTCGCGAATACCGCTCCGGCATCGTTCGGTTCGGTGGGCAACCCCATCCAGACCCTGGCGAAGGTGACCGCCTACCCGGCCGATGAACTGGGTGCCACGGCGGCGCGAGAATCCGCGGTGCTGGCTGTGCTCGTCCCGTTCGTGCTTCTCCTACTGCTGGACGGGCGCAAGGGTTTACGGGAGCTGTGGCCCGCGGCGCTGGTGGCGGGCATCGGGTTCGGCGGCGGACAGCTGCTGTTCTCGAACTTCTTCACCTATCAGCTCACCAACCTGGGCGCGGCACTCGGGTCGACCGTGGCGCTGATGCTGTTGCTGCACTTCTGGAGCCCGTCGGGGGAGCGGGAATCGACGGTGCCGGTGCGGGATTCGCGACGTGACATCGTGCTTGCCTTCGCGCCCTACGCGATTCTGGTGGGGTTGTTCGCGGTGGTGACCTTCGTGGGACCGGCGAAATGGTTGGCGAACGAGGTGGGTTTCTCCTTCCGATGGCCAGGGTTGTCCGAATCTGCCGGTCGGCTGGCGGTTTTCGACTTCGAGTGGTTGAACTCCAGCGGGACGATCCTGCTCGTCACCGGTGTCCTCACGGCTGCGCCGCTGCGGGTATCGGCCCGGACGGCGATCCGATCCTACGGGCAAGCGGTGCTCCAGATCCGTTGGGCCATGGTCGCTATCGCAGCCGTACTCGCGCTGGCCTACGTCATGAACGTATCCGGCATGGCGCTGGCGCTCGGTGAATGGGCGGCCGGTGCAGGACCCTGGTACGCCCTGTTCTCCGGCGCCATAGGCTGGTTCGGCGTCGCACTCACCGGCTCGGACACCTCATCCAACGCCCTCTTCGGCGCCATGCAGATCGCCGCAGCCCACAGCGTCGGCGTCTCCCCCCACCTGATGGCCGTCACCAACAGCGTGGCGGGCGTACTGGGAAAGGCTGTCGCCGTACAGAATCTGGCTTTGGCTTCGAGTGCGGTGGGGCTACCCGACAATGAGGGCGAACTGCTTCGGAAAGTACTCGGCTGGAGTTTGCTGCTGCTGGCGATCCTGTGTGCGATGGTGTGGGTGTTGGCGACTGTGATGACGTGA
- a CDS encoding sensor histidine kinase, with protein MMLRAKLTLVAVGAAIIAILVTVVTSYRTVSPLVGTQFDRGLSDRADAVLALLDTDHPIPVRPDMIEQLLLPDGTVRPLDPGRKPLPVTETERAVARGGQASAERDIVIDGHEYGLLTRARPGGGAVMVSQSYADVNRVDHEFVWRTAAITAAAICAAAVFSWLAAGGVLRPIRRLVTVGEHIATTQDLAAPLPPAGRDEVGRLTRSFATMLAALRFSRAQQQRLIQDASHELRTPLTSVRGSAELLQRAHGRLAPNDENRVLATLVGEATALDALVRELVDLATDQHTAEDTAAVDVTDLLEECAQRSRRRTGRPITVTAAPLTIEARPRALARCIDNLLDNATKYSPDNTSVHIDLTGTTVTVRDHGPGIAPADQPLVFNRFYRANPTRTTPGTGLGLAIVADIVSAHGGLVFARNHPDGGAEVGFQLPSGEKPSAHRLPWKRRHITTHPR; from the coding sequence ATGATGTTGCGCGCCAAGCTGACCCTGGTCGCGGTGGGCGCGGCGATCATCGCGATCCTGGTGACGGTGGTGACCTCGTACCGCACGGTGAGCCCGCTGGTCGGCACCCAGTTCGACCGCGGCCTGTCCGACCGCGCCGACGCCGTGCTCGCCCTGCTGGACACCGACCATCCGATTCCGGTGCGGCCGGACATGATCGAGCAGCTGCTGCTGCCGGACGGCACGGTGCGGCCCCTCGATCCGGGCCGGAAACCGTTGCCCGTCACCGAGACCGAGCGCGCCGTCGCCCGCGGCGGCCAGGCCAGCGCGGAGCGCGATATCGTGATCGACGGCCACGAGTACGGGCTGCTGACCCGGGCTCGGCCGGGCGGCGGCGCGGTGATGGTGAGCCAGAGCTATGCCGACGTGAATCGCGTCGATCACGAATTCGTCTGGCGCACAGCGGCAATCACCGCTGCGGCGATCTGCGCGGCGGCGGTGTTCAGCTGGCTGGCGGCCGGGGGTGTGCTGCGCCCGATCCGTCGCCTGGTCACCGTCGGCGAACACATCGCCACCACCCAGGATCTGGCCGCACCGCTGCCGCCCGCGGGCCGCGACGAGGTCGGCCGACTGACCCGAAGCTTCGCGACCATGCTTGCCGCACTGCGATTTTCGCGCGCCCAGCAGCAACGCCTGATCCAGGACGCCAGCCACGAACTGCGCACCCCGCTGACCTCGGTCCGCGGCAGCGCCGAACTATTACAGCGCGCCCACGGCCGCCTCGCCCCCAACGACGAAAACCGAGTCCTGGCCACCCTCGTCGGCGAGGCCACCGCCCTGGACGCCCTCGTCCGCGAACTCGTGGACCTGGCCACCGACCAGCACACCGCCGAGGACACCGCCGCCGTCGACGTGACCGACCTGCTCGAGGAATGCGCCCAACGCTCCCGCCGCCGCACCGGCCGCCCGATAACCGTCACCGCCGCCCCACTCACCATCGAAGCCCGCCCCCGCGCCCTGGCCCGCTGCATCGATAATTTGCTCGACAACGCCACCAAATACAGCCCCGACAACACATCCGTCCATATCGATCTCACCGGCACCACCGTCACCGTCCGCGACCACGGCCCCGGCATCGCACCCGCCGACCAACCCCTCGTCTTCAACCGCTTCTACCGCGCCAACCCCACCCGCACCACCCCGGGCACGGGCCTCGGGCTGGCGATAGTCGCGGACATCGTGTCCGCCCACGGCGGTCTGGTCTTCGCCAGGAATCATCCAGACGGCGGAGCGGAGGTGGGGTTCCAGTTGCCGAGCGGGGAAAAGCCATCGGCGCACAGGCTTCCGTGGAAACGCCGCCATATCACCACTCACCCGAGGTAG
- a CDS encoding response regulator transcription factor has translation MTDQSATVLVVEDDAGVRSTLDQLLRFEGYRVRLADDGQHALEILAEERPDLAVVDVVMPRLDGLSLCRMLRRRGDRLPILVLTARHQVGDRVAGLDAGADDYLAKPFATEELLARLRALLRRSAPEDGPLLTVGDLTLDPATREVRRGGTPLDLTRTEFDVLELLIRNQRVVLTRSRIYEHIWGYDFDTESRSLDVYIGYLRRKTEVGGAPRLIHTVRNVGYTIKSQ, from the coding sequence GTGACAGATCAATCCGCGACGGTGCTGGTCGTCGAGGACGACGCCGGTGTGCGCAGCACCCTGGACCAGCTGCTGCGTTTCGAGGGCTATCGGGTGCGGCTGGCCGACGACGGCCAGCATGCCCTGGAGATCCTGGCCGAGGAGCGCCCGGATCTGGCGGTGGTGGATGTGGTGATGCCGCGACTGGACGGGCTGTCACTGTGCCGGATGCTGCGCCGCCGCGGCGATCGGCTGCCGATTCTGGTGCTCACGGCCCGGCATCAGGTCGGCGACCGGGTTGCCGGGCTCGACGCCGGGGCGGACGACTATCTGGCCAAACCGTTCGCCACCGAGGAGTTGCTGGCTCGCCTGCGGGCCCTGCTGCGGCGCAGCGCGCCCGAGGACGGGCCGCTGCTCACGGTCGGCGATCTGACGCTGGACCCCGCGACGCGCGAGGTGCGTCGCGGGGGTACCCCACTGGATCTGACCCGCACCGAGTTCGACGTGCTGGAGCTGCTGATCCGCAATCAGCGGGTGGTGCTCACCAGAAGCCGTATCTACGAACACATCTGGGGCTACGACTTCGACACCGAATCGCGGTCGCTGGATGTGTACATCGGGTATCTGCGCCGCAAGACCGAGGTGGGCGGCGCGCCGCGCCTGATCCACACCGTCCGCAATGTCGGCTACACCATCAAGTCGCAATGA
- a CDS encoding ATP-binding protein: MFTRIAIVNRGEAARRLIHAVREFNAEHRNREPLRTIALYTDGERHASFVREADDGYCLGPASARPYLDPVVLERALVATRADAAWAGWGFVAEDPAFVELCDRLGVTFIGPSAAAMRALGDKIGAKLLAEQVGVPVAPWSRGPVDTLEDALAQADAIGYPLMLKATAGGGGRGIRIVASPDELREAYTRTSEEAARAFGSGVVFLERLVTGGRHIEVQVIADAHGTAWALGVRDCTVQRRNQKIIEESASPLLSPEQIAEVKDSAERLAVAVGYCGAATVEFLYQPQERLFAFLEVNTRLQVEHPVTELTCGIDLVRAQLQVASGQPLTGERPIERGHAVEARLNAEDADRDFAPAPGRIELLRWPAGPGVRIDTGVVEGDEIPPDFDSMIAKIIAYGRDRAEALARLRRAVAETTVVIEGGATNKSLLMSLLEAPEVIDATADTRWVDRARAAGGLAAAQQSGIALAAAAIAGYEEDEQVRRTRLWETGRGGRPQALDEPVRAVEVKLSGRTHRVTAARIGASAYRIGVDDTAFDATVERRDRYSSRLTVGERTYRIITAVHGTVHLVEVDGVAHRVSRDEGGAVRAPAPALVVATPVAEGAEIAAGAPVLVLESMKMETVLPAPFDGRVRKLLVSVGSQVATGTLLAQLEPIGEAAEAAPAEPVDLKLPDAGAEETAAARASRAWRELSSAVLGFDHTEAADPALPRYLRDRGGLVAETGIPVVEEAALLESFCDIAELSAPQPEESSHRSRHEQLHTYLHSLDVNRGALSAGFRQALSGALRRYGVQGVDRTPELEQAVYRIVLACRRFDDSAKAVQELLKVWLGEPRPEEPGVRASLERLTAVIGTRVPLLADLARSVVFRWYVQPEAEAVRTAMLAEVPGELRAIAEMPESPERTRRITAIAEIPESLDEIVVARLSRDELAPVDPLLDVLLYRHYGQQQLGQVRDHTIAGRAFAVADYRLELRPRYTVPTVSVSTVGRISDLREGSGGELVTALRELLDATPADHVPVMDLLLAWPDAPASVEERSAALLEALQNTGLAEHARRITIALAPPDGGPLEHLTFRRRAAGLVEDTVIRGVHPLIGRRLHLWRLRNFHLERLVAPPDMLLYHTVAKDNSADQRLVVLAQVRRFEPVRDGEGAITAVRGAETVLTACTEALSRARRELDPAGTRLDLNHVWLDIRPLIDVDPAQLADWLHATAPQIVRAGIEEVLVHGSVRRPDGSREFQVTRFRYDLTGGTQVTVDSPPAEPLAPLDDYDQKVLRVRRRGAVYPYELTELVRGPGGTFTELDLEGDALVAVDRPRGHNSAGIVVGLVSTPTELYPEGVRRIALFGDPYKALGALAEPECARIIAALEEARRQRIPVEWYAVSAGARISMDSGTENMDWVARALRSIVQFTQDGGEINIIVAGINVGAQPYWNAEATMLMHTKGILIMTPAGAMVLTGKQSLDFSGGVSAEDNFGIGGYARVMGPNAQAQYYAPNLAAAHDILLNHYAHTYVAPGEPGPRRAATTDPVSRDVTVFPHHHPDSDFTTVGDIFSATANPDRKKPFSIRPVLRAVSDQDHLLIERWADMAEAETAVVTDARIDGRPVCLIGIESGPVARHGFPPADGPESFTAGTLFPLSSKKVARAINAASGNRPVVVLANLSGFDGSPESMRRLQLEYGAEIGRAIVNFEGPVVFCVISRYHGGAFVVFSKALNPNMTVLAVEGSFASVIGGAPAAAVVFARTVDARTADDPRIKRLEQSIAASDDAEKRAELATELAELRTSVRAEQISALAAEFDQVHSIERAVRVGSVDAVIAASELRPRIAAVIESALS; this comes from the coding sequence ATGTTCACGCGTATCGCGATCGTCAACCGCGGTGAGGCCGCGCGCCGGCTCATCCACGCGGTCCGGGAGTTCAATGCCGAACACCGGAACCGGGAGCCGTTGCGCACCATCGCGCTGTACACCGATGGCGAGCGGCACGCGAGCTTCGTGCGGGAGGCCGACGACGGCTACTGCCTGGGCCCGGCGTCCGCGCGGCCCTACCTGGATCCGGTCGTGCTGGAACGGGCGCTGGTGGCGACCCGGGCCGACGCGGCCTGGGCCGGATGGGGTTTCGTGGCCGAGGATCCGGCGTTCGTCGAGCTGTGCGACCGGCTGGGGGTGACCTTCATCGGCCCGAGCGCCGCGGCCATGCGCGCGCTCGGCGACAAGATCGGCGCGAAGCTGCTGGCCGAGCAGGTCGGCGTGCCGGTCGCCCCGTGGAGCCGCGGCCCGGTCGACACCCTGGAGGACGCGCTCGCCCAGGCCGACGCCATCGGCTACCCGCTGATGCTGAAGGCGACCGCCGGCGGCGGCGGTCGCGGCATCCGGATCGTCGCCTCGCCCGACGAGCTGCGCGAGGCCTACACCCGCACCAGCGAAGAGGCCGCTCGCGCCTTCGGCAGCGGCGTCGTCTTCCTGGAGCGCCTGGTCACCGGCGGCCGCCACATCGAGGTGCAGGTGATCGCGGACGCGCACGGCACCGCCTGGGCGCTGGGCGTGCGCGACTGCACCGTGCAGCGGCGCAACCAGAAGATCATCGAGGAATCCGCGTCGCCGCTGCTGAGCCCGGAACAGATTGCCGAGGTGAAGGATTCGGCCGAGCGGCTGGCGGTGGCGGTCGGCTACTGCGGCGCGGCCACCGTGGAATTCCTGTACCAGCCGCAGGAGCGGCTGTTCGCCTTCCTGGAGGTGAACACCCGGCTGCAGGTCGAGCATCCGGTGACCGAGCTGACCTGCGGCATCGATCTGGTCCGGGCCCAGCTGCAGGTGGCGTCCGGGCAGCCGCTGACCGGCGAGCGCCCGATCGAGCGCGGCCACGCCGTGGAGGCCCGGCTCAATGCCGAGGACGCCGACCGCGACTTCGCGCCCGCGCCCGGCCGTATCGAGCTGCTGCGCTGGCCCGCCGGGCCGGGCGTGCGCATCGACACCGGCGTGGTCGAGGGCGACGAGATCCCCCCGGATTTCGACTCGATGATCGCGAAGATCATTGCCTACGGCCGGGATCGGGCTGAGGCCCTGGCGCGCCTGCGCCGCGCGGTCGCCGAGACCACCGTGGTCATCGAGGGCGGCGCCACCAACAAGAGCCTGCTGATGTCGCTGCTGGAGGCGCCGGAGGTCATCGACGCGACCGCCGACACCCGCTGGGTGGACCGCGCCCGCGCCGCGGGCGGGCTGGCCGCCGCCCAGCAGTCCGGCATCGCCCTGGCCGCCGCCGCCATCGCCGGATACGAGGAAGACGAACAGGTGCGCCGGACCCGGCTGTGGGAGACCGGCCGCGGCGGCCGCCCGCAGGCCCTGGACGAGCCGGTGCGCGCGGTCGAGGTGAAGCTGTCCGGCCGCACCCACCGGGTGACCGCGGCCCGCATCGGCGCGTCGGCCTACCGGATCGGCGTCGACGACACCGCCTTCGACGCGACCGTCGAACGCCGCGACCGGTATTCGAGCCGGTTGACGGTGGGGGAGCGGACCTATCGGATCATCACCGCCGTGCACGGCACCGTGCACCTGGTCGAGGTCGACGGTGTCGCGCACCGGGTCAGCCGCGACGAGGGCGGCGCGGTGCGCGCGCCCGCACCGGCGCTGGTGGTCGCGACCCCGGTCGCCGAGGGCGCCGAGATCGCCGCCGGGGCACCGGTTCTCGTGCTGGAGAGCATGAAGATGGAGACCGTGCTGCCCGCCCCGTTCGACGGGCGGGTGCGCAAGCTGCTGGTGTCGGTGGGCAGCCAGGTCGCTACGGGAACCCTGCTGGCGCAACTGGAACCGATCGGCGAGGCGGCCGAGGCCGCACCCGCGGAGCCGGTCGACCTGAAGCTCCCGGACGCGGGCGCGGAGGAGACGGCGGCCGCGCGGGCGTCGCGGGCCTGGCGCGAACTGTCCAGCGCCGTCCTGGGTTTCGATCACACCGAGGCCGCCGACCCGGCGCTGCCGCGCTACCTGCGCGACCGCGGCGGCCTGGTCGCCGAGACCGGCATCCCCGTCGTCGAGGAGGCCGCGCTGCTCGAATCCTTCTGCGACATCGCGGAATTGTCCGCCCCGCAGCCGGAGGAGTCCTCGCACCGCAGCCGCCACGAACAGCTGCACACCTACCTGCACAGCCTGGACGTGAATCGCGGTGCGCTGTCGGCCGGATTCCGGCAGGCGCTGTCGGGCGCGCTGCGCCGCTACGGCGTGCAGGGCGTCGACCGCACCCCGGAGCTGGAGCAGGCGGTGTATCGAATCGTGCTGGCCTGCCGCCGATTCGACGACAGCGCCAAGGCGGTGCAGGAGCTGCTGAAGGTGTGGCTGGGCGAGCCGCGGCCGGAGGAGCCCGGGGTCCGCGCGAGCCTGGAGCGGCTGACCGCCGTGATCGGCACCCGCGTGCCGCTGCTGGCCGACCTCGCCCGCAGCGTCGTATTCCGCTGGTACGTGCAGCCGGAGGCCGAGGCGGTGCGCACCGCGATGCTGGCCGAGGTGCCGGGTGAGCTGCGCGCGATCGCCGAGATGCCGGAATCGCCCGAGCGTACCCGCCGGATCACCGCCATCGCCGAGATTCCGGAATCGCTGGACGAGATCGTCGTGGCGCGGCTGAGCAGAGACGAACTGGCGCCGGTCGATCCGCTGCTGGACGTGCTGCTGTACCGGCACTACGGCCAGCAGCAGCTCGGCCAGGTCCGCGACCACACCATCGCCGGGCGCGCCTTCGCCGTCGCCGACTACCGCCTGGAACTGCGGCCGCGCTACACCGTGCCGACCGTCTCGGTCAGCACCGTCGGCCGCATCTCGGATCTGCGGGAGGGTTCCGGCGGCGAGCTGGTGACCGCGCTGCGCGAGCTGCTCGACGCCACCCCCGCCGACCACGTGCCCGTCATGGACCTGCTGCTGGCCTGGCCCGACGCGCCCGCCTCGGTCGAGGAGCGGTCGGCGGCCCTGCTGGAGGCGCTGCAGAACACCGGGCTGGCCGAGCACGCCCGCCGCATCACCATCGCGCTGGCGCCGCCGGACGGCGGGCCGCTCGAGCACCTCACCTTCCGTCGCCGCGCGGCGGGGCTGGTGGAGGACACCGTGATTCGCGGCGTGCACCCGTTGATCGGGCGCCGCCTGCACCTGTGGCGGCTGCGCAACTTCCATCTCGAGCGGCTGGTCGCCCCGCCGGACATGCTGCTGTATCACACCGTGGCCAAGGACAATTCGGCCGATCAGCGGCTGGTCGTGCTGGCGCAGGTGCGGCGCTTCGAACCGGTCCGCGACGGCGAGGGCGCCATCACCGCGGTGCGCGGCGCGGAAACCGTGCTGACCGCGTGCACCGAGGCGCTGTCGCGGGCCCGCCGCGAGCTGGACCCGGCGGGCACCCGGCTCGACCTCAACCACGTGTGGCTCGATATCCGCCCGCTCATCGACGTCGATCCCGCGCAGCTGGCGGACTGGCTGCACGCGACCGCGCCGCAGATCGTGCGCGCCGGTATCGAGGAGGTGCTGGTGCACGGCAGCGTCCGCCGCCCGGACGGCTCGCGCGAGTTCCAGGTCACCCGCTTCCGCTACGACCTGACCGGCGGCACCCAGGTGACCGTCGACTCGCCGCCCGCGGAACCGCTTGCGCCGCTGGACGATTACGACCAGAAGGTGCTGCGGGTGCGCCGCCGCGGCGCGGTGTATCCCTACGAGCTCACCGAGCTGGTGCGCGGGCCGGGCGGCACCTTCACCGAGCTGGACCTCGAGGGCGACGCCCTGGTCGCGGTGGACCGGCCGCGCGGGCACAACAGCGCCGGGATCGTGGTGGGCCTGGTGTCCACGCCGACCGAGCTGTATCCGGAGGGCGTGCGCCGCATCGCGCTGTTCGGCGACCCGTACAAGGCGCTGGGCGCGCTGGCCGAGCCGGAGTGCGCGCGGATCATCGCCGCGCTGGAGGAGGCACGGCGGCAACGGATTCCGGTGGAATGGTACGCGGTGTCCGCGGGCGCGCGGATCTCCATGGACTCCGGCACCGAGAACATGGACTGGGTGGCGCGGGCGCTGCGCAGTATCGTGCAGTTCACCCAGGACGGCGGCGAGATCAACATCATCGTCGCGGGCATCAATGTCGGCGCCCAGCCGTACTGGAACGCCGAGGCCACCATGCTCATGCACACCAAGGGCATCCTGATCATGACCCCGGCCGGGGCCATGGTGCTGACCGGTAAGCAGTCGCTGGACTTCTCCGGCGGTGTGTCGGCGGAGGACAACTTCGGCATCGGCGGTTACGCACGGGTGATGGGCCCGAACGCGCAGGCCCAGTACTACGCGCCGAATCTCGCTGCCGCGCACGACATTCTGCTGAACCACTACGCGCACACCTACGTCGCGCCGGGGGAGCCGGGGCCGCGCCGCGCGGCGACCACCGACCCGGTGTCCCGCGACGTGACGGTGTTCCCGCATCACCATCCCGACAGCGATTTCACCACCGTCGGCGATATCTTCTCGGCGACGGCGAATCCCGATCGGAAGAAGCCGTTCTCGATCCGGCCCGTGCTGCGCGCGGTCTCCGACCAGGACCATCTGCTGATCGAGCGGTGGGCCGACATGGCCGAGGCCGAAACGGCGGTGGTGACCGACGCCCGCATCGACGGGCGGCCGGTGTGCCTGATCGGCATCGAGTCCGGGCCGGTCGCGCGGCACGGTTTCCCGCCCGCAGACGGACCCGAATCATTCACCGCCGGAACGCTTTTCCCGCTGTCGTCGAAGAAGGTGGCGCGAGCCATCAACGCGGCCAGCGGCAACCGGCCGGTGGTGGTGCTGGCGAACCTGTCCGGCTTCGACGGCTCCCCGGAGTCCATGCGCCGGTTGCAGCTCGAGTACGGCGCCGAGATCGGCAGGGCCATCGTCAATTTCGAGGGCCCGGTGGTGTTCTGCGTGATCTCCCGGTACCACGGCGGCGCGTTCGTGGTGTTCTCCAAGGCGCTGAACCCGAACATGACGGTGCTCGCCGTGGAGGGT
- a CDS encoding alpha/beta fold hydrolase yields the protein MRMWTKTVGVGLAVLLAAGLVGCGEDAARGPRWCPEVAGHRVECGVMARPLVDGKPELGSVEVGYAMVRHAGTGAAAGTVLPNPGGPGVPLISRAAEAVQVAGALLGDHDLLLIDPRGTGVSSPLNCGVGNDEFQYGTREQQIEAVGRCGAQLGPRAAGYTSAATVDDFDAVRERLGIRKLVLYGISYGTYLLPVYAQRHPEHVRSIVLSGAYPPDFDRLQRPNAEAVSLALHRICERSRACDGDTAVADLRAVAARLRAEPIRVAGPHPILLTEGEFGNLVFETGSTNVGADPQAMTPLGMLPAALHEAARGNDGPLREFTERAASEPAYENIDLYITVACNDYPTLWAPQASLAERERQYRRAVSGVELGAFSGEGFGAAQRDGGEVCVRWRSASHPRPDQLTAPLPDVPVLVLSGDLDAITPDANGERAAARFRHARFVSVPNTGHVPDLEPSGCVVGMIERFVRTGTPGPTECVAALPPIAVTPVTN from the coding sequence ATGCGGATGTGGACGAAGACGGTCGGGGTCGGGCTGGCGGTGTTGCTGGCCGCGGGGCTGGTCGGGTGCGGGGAGGACGCCGCGCGGGGGCCGCGGTGGTGCCCGGAGGTGGCGGGGCATCGGGTCGAGTGCGGGGTGATGGCGCGGCCGCTGGTGGACGGGAAGCCGGAGTTGGGGTCGGTCGAGGTCGGGTATGCGATGGTGCGACACGCCGGGACCGGGGCGGCGGCGGGGACGGTGCTGCCGAATCCCGGCGGGCCCGGGGTGCCGCTGATCTCGCGGGCGGCCGAGGCGGTGCAGGTGGCGGGGGCGCTGCTCGGCGATCACGATCTGCTGCTGATCGATCCGCGCGGAACCGGGGTGTCGAGCCCGCTGAACTGTGGGGTCGGCAATGACGAATTCCAGTACGGCACCAGGGAACAGCAGATCGAGGCGGTCGGGCGGTGTGGTGCACAGCTGGGGCCGCGCGCCGCGGGCTACACCTCCGCCGCCACGGTCGACGACTTCGACGCCGTCCGCGAGCGGCTCGGGATCCGAAAGCTGGTGCTGTACGGGATCTCCTACGGCACCTACCTGCTGCCGGTGTATGCGCAGCGCCATCCCGAGCACGTGCGGTCGATCGTGTTGTCCGGGGCCTACCCGCCGGACTTCGATCGCCTGCAGCGCCCCAATGCCGAGGCGGTATCGCTTGCCCTGCACAGGATCTGCGAGCGCAGCAGGGCGTGCGACGGCGACACCGCGGTGGCCGACCTGCGCGCCGTGGCCGCGCGGCTGCGCGCCGAGCCGATCCGCGTGGCGGGTCCGCATCCGATCCTGTTGACCGAGGGCGAATTCGGGAATCTGGTGTTCGAGACCGGCAGCACGAACGTCGGTGCCGACCCGCAGGCCATGACGCCACTGGGCATGCTGCCCGCCGCCCTGCACGAGGCGGCACGCGGAAACGATGGTCCGCTACGGGAATTCACCGAGCGGGCCGCGAGCGAACCGGCCTACGAGAACATCGATCTCTATATCACCGTGGCGTGCAACGACTATCCGACCCTGTGGGCGCCGCAGGCGTCGCTCGCCGAGCGCGAGCGGCAGTACCGGCGGGCGGTGAGCGGCGTCGAACTCGGCGCGTTCAGCGGGGAGGGTTTCGGCGCGGCGCAGCGGGACGGCGGGGAGGTGTGTGTGCGCTGGCGCTCGGCCTCGCATCCGCGGCCCGATCAGCTCACCGCGCCGCTGCCCGATGTCCCGGTGCTGGTGCTGTCCGGCGATCTCGACGCCATCACCCCGGACGCCAATGGTGAGCGGGCCGCGGCTCGCTTCCGGCACGCGCGCTTCGTCTCGGTCCCGAACACCGGGCACGTGCCCGACCTGGAGCCCAGCGGTTGCGTGGTCGGCATGATCGAGCGATTCGTGCGGACCGGCACGCCCGGGCCCACCGAGTGCGTGGCCGCCCTGCCGCCGATCGCCGTGACTCCGGTCACGAACTGA